The following DNA comes from Pyxidicoccus trucidator.
GGAAGTCGTGGGGCGGGCCGTCATCCGCGAGGCGCGGCCCGAGGATGACGCGGCCGTGGGCGACCTGCTGGTGGAGGCGTTCATCACGCAGTACGCGAAGAAGCTGCCGGAGGTCGTCTACACGGAGGAGCGCAAGCGGGAGCTGCGCGACGTGGCCTCGCGCAGGAAGGTGGCCACGGTGCTGGTGGCGGAGGTGGACGGCGGGGTGTGCGGTACGGTGGCCCTGTTTCCACCGGGAGCGCCGGGCTCGGAGGCGTGGCTGCCGAAGGCGGCGGACCTGCGCGGGCTGGCCACGGCGGTGCGCTTCCATGGCAGCGGGCTGGCCCGGCCGCTGCTCGACGCGGCCGAGGCCCTGGCGCGGCGCTGGGACGTGGACGCGGTGTGCCTCCACGTGCGCAGGGGCGCGGAGGGCGTCGCGCGCATGTACATGAACCGCGGCTTCGTGCGGGAGCCGGCGGGGGACATGGCGCTGCCCACGGTGTACCTCGAAGCGTACGTGATGCGCCTCAAGGGCTGAGGCCGCGTCCGTGAGGCGCGGCCCGTCGGGAATCACAGGCCCAGCGCGCTCATCGGCACCCGGTAGATGTCGCCCGTGCCGTTGCCGATGCCCTGGAGGGCACCGTCGTTCCTGGGGGCGTCGAACCGCGCTCCCAGGGCTCCGGTGAACGGCCGGGTGCTGCTGAAGTACAGCCACTCCCCATCCGGCGAGACGCTCTGGTTGTAGTCGCTGGCCTGGGTGCTGATGCCATTCCCGAGCAGGCGTGCCTTCTCCCAGCCTCCGTCCGGGAGCCTGCGGCTGAGGTAGAGGTCATAGCCGCCGAGGCCATCCGCGCGACGCAGGGCGCTGAAGAGGAGGTAGCGCTCGTCCGGGGCAATCCAGGGTTCGACTTCGGCGGAGGGTGTGTTGATGGCGTCGCCCAGGTTCTCGGGAGGTTGATACACGCCGCCCACGAGTCGGGAGACCCAGAGGTCACTGCCGCCACGAGTCCCGGGGCGTTCGGCCCCGAAGTACAGGTTGCCGTTGGCGGCGACGGCGGGAGACCACTCGTCGAGGTTCGCATCGTTCACCGGCGCGGGGAGGCGCGTGGCCTCGCCCCACTCTCCGTCGGTCTGCAGCGCCGCCATCCAGATGTCGTGCGTCGCCCGTTGGGCAGCCTCTCCAGGATGGGGGCGGTTGGAGATGAAGAACACGGTCCGCCCATCCGGCGAGATGTGCGGGTCGGCATTGCTCCACTTCGTTGCGAAGCGTGGCTTCACGGGCGGGGACCAGTGCCCGTCGTCACCGAGCCGTGTCTCGAAGATTTCGTAGTGCTCGAAGCGGTCGTCCGCGCGGCCGAAGAGCACGCGCTGCTGGTTCGGGGAGAACGCCATGAAGAAGTCCCAGGCGCCGGTGGTGAAGAGGCCGGCCCCGTAGAGCTCGGGAGCCTGCGCTCCTCGGGTGGGCGCGGTCTGGCTGGAGGGTGCGCGGCACCCGGTCAGCAGGGCGCTCAGGAGGAGCACGGTGAGCAGCGAGCGCGTTCCTCGGAAGCGCGGTGGGAGTTCGAGGGTGCGGGGAGCCTGCTTCAGTTCGAGCATGCGTCGATGCAGTAGCATCGCGGTGTGGCGCGAAACTTTGGGAATGTTGCGGCAGCCGTGGCACCGGGTCCGGGCTCCTTCCCCGTGAGGCCGTGTGGCCTGCATGTGCTCGGGCATGGCGAGACGTTCCGCGCCTGGGACTGTGTCTGCCAGCAGGGCACGTGCAGTCCCGTCTCCGAAGGTGAGCACTCGCGCGTCCACATCAGCGTGATGCTGGCGGGGACTTTTCACGCCCGGTCGGAGCAGGGTGAGGTGCTCGTGAGCCCGGGGGCCCTGCTGCTCGGCAACGCCCTGGGCGCGTACGCGTACCGCCATGTCGATGAGGGTGGGGACCGCTCCGTCGTCTTCGACTACGCGGAGGCCTTCCTCGACGACGTGAGCCGCTCCCTGGGGCGCCGGCTCCATGAGAGGCGAGCCTTTGGCAGTGCGTGCATTCCGGCCTCGGCGGCCTCGGCGGATGCGGTGGTCCTCGCGCACCAGGCCATGCGCACCGGCGAGCCGGAGACCGTGAAGGAGGCCGCGCTGACGGTGGCGGCGGTGGCGCTGACGGCGGACCCGGGCGGTGCCAGCGCGGTGAAGGCGCCCACGTCAGGGCAGGCGCACCGCGTCGCCAGGACGCTGCGGTAT
Coding sequences within:
- a CDS encoding helix-turn-helix domain-containing protein — encoded protein: MAPGPGSFPVRPCGLHVLGHGETFRAWDCVCQQGTCSPVSEGEHSRVHISVMLAGTFHARSEQGEVLVSPGALLLGNALGAYAYRHVDEGGDRSVVFDYAEAFLDDVSRSLGRRLHERRAFGSACIPASAASADAVVLAHQAMRTGEPETVKEAALTVAAVALTADPGGASAVKAPTSGQAHRVARTLRYVEAHSAGDCSLDTLAAHAGLSSFHYLRVFRVMTGQTPRQFVIATRLRAAATLLRATRMPITEVAMEAGFGDLAHFTTSFTRAFGVSSRAYRKRHGPSAV
- a CDS encoding GNAT family N-acetyltransferase; protein product: MDLKEVVGRAVIREARPEDDAAVGDLLVEAFITQYAKKLPEVVYTEERKRELRDVASRRKVATVLVAEVDGGVCGTVALFPPGAPGSEAWLPKAADLRGLATAVRFHGSGLARPLLDAAEALARRWDVDAVCLHVRRGAEGVARMYMNRGFVREPAGDMALPTVYLEAYVMRLKG
- a CDS encoding TolB family protein translates to MLELKQAPRTLELPPRFRGTRSLLTVLLLSALLTGCRAPSSQTAPTRGAQAPELYGAGLFTTGAWDFFMAFSPNQQRVLFGRADDRFEHYEIFETRLGDDGHWSPPVKPRFATKWSNADPHISPDGRTVFFISNRPHPGEAAQRATHDIWMAALQTDGEWGEATRLPAPVNDANLDEWSPAVAANGNLYFGAERPGTRGGSDLWVSRLVGGVYQPPENLGDAINTPSAEVEPWIAPDERYLLFSALRRADGLGGYDLYLSRRLPDGGWEKARLLGNGISTQASDYNQSVSPDGEWLYFSSTRPFTGALGARFDAPRNDGALQGIGNGTGDIYRVPMSALGL